The DNA window TCAAATTCTTGTGATTTGTCTTAGCATTGTTTTCCTTATTCCTCTGGtgatcttaaaataatttattactttTTGTCTAGTGCTAACAAcgtaattataatattatttttcaaattttttaaattttttattcttgacagcacaaagagaaaaacaagagaatttgtaaaagagaaaatatattttttttaagattagaatttttctcaattattattataatcttgtcataattgtctttatatataaaaagcgaTAGATGATTTTAacgttaatttatttaaaaccaGCAAATGTACACATCTTTTTTAAATCatactattttatattaaatattttaaattaaatatacttttaaagaGACACAACCCTAAAATAAAAGACACGACTTTTAATTCACTCCAAAAGGCACGAGTGTTGTTGAAGGAAagcaatgaaaaacaaaatcattagaTCAAGTATAGGAGATAAGGATAGTTCTTTTAACCACCAAAATCATTGGTTTGAGATTCATGAATGTTGAAATCAGAACAAAAGATATGTCAAGAAAGAATTATACGTGGGATCTTAGTATTGGAAATATTTCCAACATTTAAGGGACTATtctgaaaagaacaaaaaaatgagGGTTTAAACCTAACTAAATTTGTTTAGGTTGGAGTTAGTTAGGGTATGTTTGGATACGcggtttatttttaacatttaagagactattctgaaaagaaaaaaaaaagagtttaagcATAACTAAGTTCGTTTATGTTGGGTTTAGTTAGGGTGTGTTTTGGAACGCGTGCAAACCGCgtttctaaaattttgaattttttattttgcttaaaataaaaaaaaatattatattttcaaatcattttgatgtgatgatatcaaaaataattttttaaaaataaaaaattttattttgatgtatttctaaatgaaaagtactttgaaccgCCATCGCTACAATAATTTCAAATAGgcttagataattttaaaattaatttatatattttcaagataaaaaaaataaataaaaacatatttttttctattctctcCATCTTTCCTGTTCACATGAAGCTGTTTTCCACCATTGAAGGGGCCATTTAAGCATCCATATCATGGAAGGGtcgtttcaattaaaaataagcctttttttttttttctaaacaaggCACATATGGCTGGATATGTGATTGATCAGCCTTTCTAttcttaagaagaaaaaataccGCGGCTGGCATTATtggcattaaaaaataaatgcgaGAAACCTCATTGTAGCTTCCTCTTCCAGCAGAGTTAGATTCACAAGGAATCACATTTTTGGTGTTCCTGCTAATATCTTCCAACaccattatagttttttaataaacaaagcAAGTTCCCGTCGATCTCTTCCCATGCACGACTAGTTTTGTGTGATCTTGAAGCAGGCAGGTTAATGATTTGGAATTGGTCCCCTCTTGATTCAACTTTCGTTAGTTTTTGTTTGGatttattatatgattttgcCTCCATCTGggcttaaaaaattgaatattgcAGGCACAAGGTTCTGTGTAGAGTGCAGCAGGTTAGACATTTTACCACATGGCTCCCACAACCTGCAATTATCTAACCATGGACCTTAATTTCCGAACATTATTACATGGAGGCTTGATAATAtacaaacaagataaaatatattagtgCAGCTCTTTGGGGTCACAGAAAAGTTTAGCAGCATCTTGAACATGTAGCAAAATCCGAACCAAGAATAAATGCACAGATTTCATACGAGAAGAGCTCTATTGATCAAGCTGAGCATACCAGATCCCCTGGATCTTGACATCCTTTGGGGTCTTTGCTCCCAAATCAGTATCGGATGGCTGGACACTCTCAAACACTCCTATGACCTCTCCGGTCTCAGGCTTGCTCTTGGTAACACTTAGGGTGATTTTACCTGTTGATGATGCGGTGTTCTTGATGTTTTCCTTGGTTAGTTCCTCCTCATCCCCTCTGCCTCCAGCAGGCAATGCAACTGCATTGTCATAACCGGTTGAACCACCTCTTCCCTTTGGGTCCAGGAAAGAAGAGCCCCGGTAGGATGGTACAAGGAAATCTCCACTGAAGCTGTCTGGTTTTCCTGATGCAACCAACTGTTTAATGGTGAAAAGGAAAGGCACACGCTCACCACCAGGTAGCTGAACAGTCACAGCAGCATAGTCAATGCCATCTTTCTCCTCAAACTTGATGTTTCCATCAGAAGAGACTTCGAAAGGTCCCTCAATCTCGTCAAGAGTGTAGGTTAAACGTGTCATAAGCTTAGTTTTTTGGAAATCAGGTGGGGAATTCTTGTTTATACCTTCAGCCTTGACTGTGAATGAAGTTGGCTCTAAGCAGATCTTCTTAGCATTGTATTTGCCGGGCTTGAAGGCAAATGAATCAAGTCCTCCGTCAATGGTTGGGCATTGGTTAGCAGTTCCAGATCCTTTTACTTCCATGTATGTCTTGCTCTGGATTTCTTCATAGGTCAGCCTCTTCGGAACTCCTTCAGCACTTGCTCCCTGAAATACAAAAAGCGATCACCTCCGGGGTCAGATTTACTCCTCAATGTAACActgaaatcttaaaaaaaaaaaaaaaaaaagttcagcaAACTAAGCTCTCTAAGCATTTCTTCTTTAATTCCTCGTTGATCAAGCACTAACCCTCAAACTCAAATACCATTGTTATTAATGTGTCAGGGCCAATGAGAGATGGAAATGAACAATACGAGGGCCTGGCCTTAAAATTCTCCTGTCAAGTTCTGAACAGTATAACATGTGGACAGTGCATGCAGCACAAATTAGGACTGTTTACTTCCACTGCTTTTAATCACATCTGAAAATTGAGCCTAGACAGTGATCCTAAACTAAAAGAATCATCAtacaaaatgaagtttttgctACAATATTATCAATTCTCAAAAGGATAGATACTTCTTCCTTTCCTAGTCATCTTACATGAAAATAAGCAGTTAAACCAAGTCCATTAACACTATACTATGATTAAGAGGGCAGTATGTgtacaaaaaaaacacagaacaaGGCAGGGTCAGGACATTATCAGGCCAATCAAATTATAGTCTAACATTAATCTGATCATACAACCATTGGAAGTTCAAAAACATCAGACTAAGACATACTCACCGAGACAACAAGAGCTGAAGTAGCAAGAGCAAAACCAGCTATCTTACTAGCATCTACACACTTTTGAGCCAAGTCTTTAAGGTCAGATTGCAAAGAGCAAGAAATCCTAGCACTAGCTGGTTCCAAGCCAAAAGCCTTGGAAACACTTTGAGAAGACCTTAGTTGAAGGCTGGTCCTAGAAGGCACACCCACCTTGGTGGGTTGCATCAGTGTAGCTGCTGCTTGCAGTGAGGCTGCCATTTTAGTtcttagaaataaaaacaagctTAACAACTGACCACAAGAGGAAGTGTTTTGTGCTGGGAGGAGTGGCAAGTTAAGCTGGTTGGTTTTGGTGTGAGTAAGATAAGAGATAGGATAAGGCTTCCTCCTATTGGCTGATTGAGCGAGGGTAATGTCTCTGGTTTTCTAGGCCGCCATGTGGCAAGTATCAGGTTTGGGATTAAGATACTCTCTCTATCAGAgtggatgatgaagatgatgttgatgatgGATTAGATATCTTGTCGGCCCCACTGCAAAGAATATGTGGTTTTTAGACCCATTGTTGCCAAAGAAAAAATCCATGGCCTGCCAACACTTGGTTGCTCATGCACCTTCCATAAATACAAGATACAAACCTTTGTTGCTTTGGattattatacttttatttcctttattatgtagtttttttttttttaagaattaattttatccAATTTCTTTATATGAATTATAGCAAGTTTCTTAGATCAAGATATGATTTCAAATCTTTAGATCccttgtattattattattattattattactgctTAATGTATTTTCTCAAATTCTTTTAGAAatatgcatattttttaatgaattataaaatataaaatataaaatcatatgaaacattatttaaatgaattcaacatatgaattaagaaaatttggattaaaTAAATGCACCATAAAGATTgacaatcacaaaaataaagttattggtatgaaaaaacttcaaatgAATTTAGTATTATTCACTATGCGGTACTCACGCTTCGCCGCGAGACTGGACAATTTTTatacacaaaaaataatgttttatgtgTTGCaagcatgtttttaaaaaataaaaaaatatatgtggcTCATGTCATAGACCTGAATTAGTCGAATAAGTTAACTTTATGTttaaattagatgaaaaaaatagataataacagtaaatagatcaaatttaaaaagaaaagtgatcAAGATAACCtagataaaaaaagtttttttcaacAGGTGACAAATGATGTAACTCAATTTACAACCCATTAAATTCAGAAGAAtgaaataggataaaaaaatataaaaaaaatgatcctaGTCAATCTAAGTTGGCATTACAAACTTGTAACGCAAGTAATCAAGGTTGAGCTAACATGGGATATCCTGCGAAACTCACGGTCTAGATCATGACATTGGAAtaacatgatataaaaaaaaataaagagtattATTAagcctaattttttaaaaaaatatattaacccatcttaacttttaaaacccatgacccgggtcattAGACTCGAAACACCTTATCTGGAAAAACCATGGAGctcaattcctaaaaaataattttaattatataaaaggatTATAAAACtaacgattaaaaaaataaggatcaaaattgaaatataaaataaaatttaaattgaattgaagggtgtaattgaaaagaaaagtcaatttaGCAAAAAgactgtaaaaataaaaaaaataaggatcaaaattgacataaaaataacagcaagttttttattgaagggtaaaattgaaaataaaaaacactttaccaaaaggaaaaaaaataaaaagaataaagatcaaatttgtaaataatataccttaaacttgaattgaatgatgaaattgaaaataaattaaaatgaattgaagagccaagaaaaaattagaaatcaagttaatgaggaccaaattagaaaatataataccataaatttggattgaatgataaaattgacaaCCAATGAAACATTTACAAAAGTgccaagtaaaaaaattaaaaatcaagagaataaggaccaacttgaaaataacaatatatgTCAAATTGTAATTGATGGACAAAGTTCCAAACCAAGatcaaatttctataaaaagaccaagaagaaatattaaaaatcaaaagaataaggaatcaaaattgaaataccaaTAATAAAGATAGCTAAATTGTAATTCTTAGGAGGagagataaaagaagaagaaaaaaaaatcaaccggtAACAAACCAAACTACCAACTATGACACGTGTCGCATCACCGGAAAGAGGATGTGGTAAAGATTTCAATGACACAACATATGAACATTTTTGAACGCTGGGAGGCGCCGCACGTGCCACTTGAAGGGTGTGGGCGCCTCTTATAAGCCTTTAGGTTCCCCACATGCAACTGTCCTTTTATCGTTtagtcaaatattaaattacccTTGATTTGACTTAATAATTGCACAAAACCTAATGTGGAAAGACAAAAAAGCCTCTTGAttacacatttaatttttttgcttttaagggtattttacttatttcaccgtgttttttaattatttattattttttatatttggttaaataCCAAATTTCTCCTCGGCTaacattataataacaaaaaaacaattgtgaaaataaaaaaatacccctTAACaccatgtttaatatttttgctTCTAAAGGTATTTTGATAGTTTCATGgtgcaataaaaaagaaaaaaaacttatttactcTCGGTAAATTTGGTAATGATAGATGAATCATGTGAAAggactttaatatttttaaaaatcagtgttaagtttttttagtagaatagcaaaaacatcattatattattttagtgaATAATGTTTTCAAGTGTGGTACTATATTGGTTTCCAAGAAATTTTAGcttattgttttaattcaaCGATAAACAGGGAcggagtaaaaaaataaaattaaaagggttcaaattaaaaaaaatattaaaaaatactaaaatttcaattgttttactactaaaattataaacattattAAGAAAAGGGCTGGAAAAAACATTTCcttgttgtttgttttgttgggtAATAATACGtaataataaccatatcattaaaaatgaaactcaaattgaaaataacatttGCTAATAGTAATTTCATTGCTTATGAacgataaattaaaaaaaaaaacaaacaaatcagaTCATCAAAGCATAAATATCGTCATAGTACCTacttaaaagaaacaaaacaggtTAAAGAGCAAATtctgatatttaaaatataaattggagTATAAATGAATTTTCTCCACGAATAAAAGTAAAGTATAGTTTTTGCTAGaaatctcaagatcaaattcaatCTCAATATTATAGCTGTACATTTTATCACGTAGTAAAAACTTAATTAGATGTgtatattttatcatataataaggATTAACAAATAatccctaaaccctaaaacaaaaaaagcattAATCTAAACATAACCTTCTTTAATCACATGTCAACTttctaaaataaacttttatttagggagtaacttttaaaaatatatttatttttatatttttattcatgtatctttaataaaattcatttttatctcaacttttttttttccctcccggTTTATTATTCATGTAATTTCATAATACCATGTGAGGTTGTAATTAAACCTTTTATTTAGGGAAAGAAGGGTGTTTgaggaataaaaaacactttagtgGGATAATTTAGAAACATATTTAAGAGCATGGGAGCTGAAAATTAAGTGTTTTAAACCAAAAGGACCTGttagtttgttttctaaataatagggactaaattataatttactcctTCAGATAGACAAAACTGGTTTCCATCCCGGAACGCCGGCGTTAGCAGCACGGCGCCCTAACCAACTGCACTAAGATTGTATTTTAACACCTAATCTACATTTTGCCCGGCAAAGTGTAGGTGAAAGGAGAAATCTTTGTACAGTCTTTGCAAAGACTTAAACAGACGAGCAGATTCGTGCACACAGAAGCAATATTGCCTTGGCACCCTCACAAGCATTAGCGAGATGATATAAATCCAGAAACAGAGGGCTAACCGAAAACCATGATGCTAAGGAAACTCAGCTTTAGATCTACCTTGGTCCTACACTGATCTTGTTTGCGAAGAAAATCCAACCTTTTATTAGTTAGGCACCAAGTTTGGAGGTTGAAGAGGAAGGAGAGCAGCTCAAAAGTGCTTGAAATGCAATCACAGGTAAAACCCTCAATGCTTAAAGAGAGACTAAGATTGCTTTCTCATCATTGCTGCGTCATCCTTCCGCCCCTCCCTCCTCTCGACATTTCCATTTTTAAATCAACAACCCAAGACGATCGAAAATGAcccagaaataaaaaattattcaaaaaaaaaaaaaagaaggaaaagggaATGATGATTTCTCTCAGACAAATGCCTCGAATTGTCCTCACAATTTGAAAGAATGGAAAAATGATCAGACTCGTCATCTGTGTTTCTTCATCACCGAGAAATCATTAATCCATcattattgattgaaaaaagagaaaaacgaGGAATATGATTGATATGAAAAACGAAAGCATGAGTTAGCTG is part of the Populus trichocarpa isolate Nisqually-1 chromosome 7, P.trichocarpa_v4.1, whole genome shotgun sequence genome and encodes:
- the LOC7473131 gene encoding oxygen-evolving enhancer protein 1, chloroplastic — its product is MAASLQAAATLMQPTKVGVPSRTSLQLRSSQSVSKAFGLEPASARISCSLQSDLKDLAQKCVDASKIAGFALATSALVVSGASAEGVPKRLTYEEIQSKTYMEVKGSGTANQCPTIDGGLDSFAFKPGKYNAKKICLEPTSFTVKAEGINKNSPPDFQKTKLMTRLTYTLDEIEGPFEVSSDGNIKFEEKDGIDYAAVTVQLPGGERVPFLFTIKQLVASGKPDSFSGDFLVPSYRGSSFLDPKGRGGSTGYDNAVALPAGGRGDEEELTKENIKNTASSTGKITLSVTKSKPETGEVIGVFESVQPSDTDLGAKTPKDVKIQGIWYAQLDQ